A single genomic interval of Arachis duranensis cultivar V14167 chromosome 7, aradu.V14167.gnm2.J7QH, whole genome shotgun sequence harbors:
- the LOC107458123 gene encoding protein FAR-RED IMPAIRED RESPONSE 1-like, with amino-acid sequence MRIKRKDGSGKWYVSCFVEEHNHKLAFGKLVDYLRSHKKISKVEVAQLTSMREIGISISKIYESFAAQLGGFNLRGLQGGDINAAIRYFKGLAPMDGKKFLRYKVGAGQHLCNLFWSDGRCQEDYLLFSDVLAFDATYDRNKYNLPIVVFSGVNHHNQTCVFGTAMVSCESHESYIWVLE; translated from the exons ATGAGGATTAAGAGGAAAGATGGCAGCGGGAAGTGGTATGTGTCATGTTTTGTCGAGGAGCATAATCACAAACTGGCATTTGGAAAGCTTGTGGATTATCTACGGTCACACAAGAAGATATCTAAGGTAGAAGTTGCTCAGCTAACAAGCATGAGGGAGATTGGAATCAGCATTTCGAAGATTTATGAGTCATTTGCAGCACAATTAGGGGGTTTTAACCTG AGAGGGCTCCAAGGTGGAGACATAAATGCAGCTATAAGGTACTTCAAAGGTCTGGCACCCATGGATGGGAAAAAGTTTTTGAGGTACAAGGTTGGGGCAGGGCAACACCTGTGCAACTTGTTTTGGAGCGATGGTCGTTGTCAGGAAGATTATTTGTTGTTCAGCGATGTCCTGGCATTCGATGCAACGTACGATCGTAACAAGTATAACCTACCCATTGTTGTCTTCTCTGGAGTAAATCACCACAACCAGACATGCGTTTTTGGTACAGCGATGGTTTCCTGCGAGTCACATGAGTCTTACATATGGGTTCTTGAGTAA
- the LOC107458164 gene encoding uncharacterized protein LOC107458164, which yields MCPLRVILIFLSATLAGFFLLRNIRSQPSQLDNHDDDDDSSTQNSHSSNSSSSKIGSAINSGFWTLVDMASGRYLWRHRHLVSSTQSS from the exons atgtgtCCTTTGAGGGTGATTCTGATATTCTTATCCGCCACTCTTGCCGGCTTCTTCCTCCTCAGAAACATTAGATCTCAGCCTTCACAATTGGAcaatcatgatgatgatgatgattcttCAACACAAAATTCACACTCTtctaactcttcttcttccaag ATTGGAAGCGCTATAAATTCAGGGTTCTGGACTTTGGTTGACATGGCTAGTGGTCGTTACCTTTGGAGGCACAGGCACTTGGTCTCTTCAACTCAATCCTCCTGA
- the LOC107458163 gene encoding CBL-interacting serine/threonine-protein kinase 10 has product MDSSTNTLMQRYELGRLLGQGTFGKVYYARSAITNQSVAIKVIDKDKVVRTGQCERIKREVTIMRLVRHPYIIQLLEIMATKSKIYFVMEYAKGGELFDLVAKGKLKEEVAYKYFRQLVNAVDFCHSRGVYHRDIKPENLLLDENENLKVSDFGLSALAESKRKDGLLHTTCGTPSYVAPEVIRRKGYDGTKADIWSCGVVLFVLLAGYLPFHDSNLIEMYRKISKGEFICPSWFPNNVRRLLCKMLDPDPENRATIAKIRESSWFRKGPNARQKKLEVENKSITNCADQNNEGDNAVAESNQEPAATSINAFDIISLSSGFNLNGFFEDSFQKREARFTSRQPAPVIISRLEEIAKRLKMKIKKKAAGLLKLEGLKEGRKGNLSLDAEIFEVTPYFHLVEVKKSNGDTMEYQEIMDKDIRPALKDIVWVWQGENQQEQSQQSAQLIHENDEQ; this is encoded by the coding sequence ATGGATAGCTCTACAAATACCTTGATGCAAAGATATGAATTGGGAAGGCTACTAGGCCAAGGAACCTTTGGCAAGGTTTACTATGCAAGGAGCGCGATTACTAACCAGAGTGTGGCCATCAAAGTAATTGACAAAGATAAAGTTGTTAGAACCGGGCAATGCGAGCGGATTAAGAGGGAAGTAACTATTATGAGGTTGGTTCGTCATCCGTATATAATTCAGCTTCTTGAGATCATGGCCACCAAGAGCAAGATTTACTTTGTTATGGAGTATGCGAAAGGTGGCGAGCTTTTTGACCTTGTGGCCAAAGGAAAGCTCAAAGAAGAAGTTGCTTACAAGTATTTTAGGCAGCTAGTGAATGCAGTCGATTTTTGTCACAGTCGAGGTGTATACCATAGAGATATAAAGCCGGAGAATCTTCTGTTGGATGAGAATGAGAATCTTAAGGTGTCGGATTTTGGGTTAAGTGCGTTGGCCGAATCGAAAAGGAAGGACGGATTGCTGCATACAACTTGTGGAACTCCTTCCTATGTTGCCCCTGAAGTCATTAGAAGGAAAGGTTATGATGGTACAAAAGCTGATATTTGGTCTTGTGGAGTAGTTCTCTTTGTCCTGTTGGCAGGGTATCTCCCTTTTCATGATTCAAATTTGATCGAGATGTACAGAAAGATAAGCAAAGGCGAATTCATTTGTCCGAGTTGGTTCCCGAACAATGTCCGGCGGCTATTGTGCAAGATGTTGGATCCAGATCCAGAAAATAGGGCTACCATAGCTAAGATCAGGGAGTCATCTTGGTTTAGGAAAGGGCCAAATGCTAGACAGAAAAAGCTTGAAGTCGAAAACAAGTCCATCACAAATTGTGCTGATCAAAACAATGAAGGTGATAATGCAGTGGCTGAATCAAATCAAGAGCCGGCTGCTACGAGTATAAACGCCTTTGATATCATAAGCCTGTCCTCTGGCTTCAACCTTAATGGATTCTTTGAAGACAGTTTCCAGAAAAGGGAAGCAAGGTTTACTTCCAGACAGCCGGCACCCGTCATCATATCGAGGTTGGAAGAAATCGCGAAGCGGCTAAAGATGAAGATAAAGAAGAAGGCTGCTGGTTTGTTGAAATTAGAGGGACTCAAAGAAGGTAGGAAGGGGAATCTATCACTGGATGCTGAGATCTTTGAGGTTACTCCATATTTCCATTTGGTGGAAGTGAAAAAATCCAATGGGGACACAATGGAATATCAAGAAATTATGGATAAGGATATAAGGCCTGCCCTTAAGGACATTGTTTGGGTTTGGCAAGGTGAAAATCAACAAGAGCAATCACAACAGTCGGCACAACTGATACATGAGAACGACGAGCAGTAA
- the LOC107458122 gene encoding protein FAR1-RELATED SEQUENCE 5-like, with protein sequence MQGKAPQSVITDGDPAIWISIQSVLTYAHHRLCAWHLLRNATFNICDPRFTQFFKHCMLADMETDEFETHWESMVNDCGVGDVDWVKDLYSKKYAWASADIRGRFLAGVRTTSRCELLHAKLGRFVESRYGVLEFVRKFQMCVNFLRDKEDELEFCSLYGTPVLQTDFVELKKSAWMKFTREMFARFRESLKREPTSNIFSCMCMRMESFGIPCVHIVAMCVWLDLGEIPESIVLRRWSKTTKIDIENENIDHHTADQSVTYKTRLGAFSQLCKRLGKVACMSDKDFKLYSKKLLSDAIFLEIKYGL encoded by the exons ATGCAAGGAAAGGCACCACAATCTGTTATCACCGATGGGGACCCGGCCATATGGATATCGATTCAGTCCGTTTTAACTTATGCGCATCATCGGTTATGCGCTTGGCATCTTCTGAGAAACGCGACGTTTAACATATGCGACCCAAGATTCACACAATTCTTTAAACACTGCATGTTGGCTGATATGGAAACTGATGAGTTTGAAACGCATTGGGAGTCCATGGTCAACGACTGTGGTGTTGGCGACGTTGACTGGGTGAAGGACTTGTACAGTAAAAAGTATGCATGGGCATCAGCTGATATTCGAGGTAGATTTTTGGCCGGGGTACGGACTACTTCTAGGTGCGAGTTACTACACGCCAAACTTGGTAGGTTTGTTGAGAGCCGGTACGGTGTTTTGgaatttgttagaaaatttcAGATGTGTGTCAATTTTCTTCGTGACAAAGAGGACGAGCTGGAATTTTGCTCTTTGTATGGTACACCTGTATTACAGACCGATTTTGTTGAGTTGAAAAAGTCGGCGTGGATGAAGTTCACTCGTGAAATGTTTGCTAGATTTAGGGAAAGCTTGAAACG GGAGCCTACTTCTAACATATTTAGTTGCATGTGCATGCGAATGGAGTCGTTTGGTATTCCATGTGTGCACATTGTGGCCATGTGTGTCTGGCTAGACTTAGGGGAAATTCCTGAAAGCATAGTTCTGCGCAGGTGGTCCAAGACAACTAAAATAGATATCGAAAATGAAAACATTGACCACCACACTGCTGACCAAAGCGTGACCTATAAAACAAGGTTAGGTGCGTTTTCGCAGCTATGCAAGCGGTTGGGCAAGGTGGCTTGCATGAGTGATAAGGACTTCAAGCTTTACTCGAAGAAACTTTTATCCGATGCTATTTTTCTTGAAATCAAGTATGGCCTTTGA